The following coding sequences lie in one Acropora palmata chromosome 3, jaAcrPala1.3, whole genome shotgun sequence genomic window:
- the LOC141875727 gene encoding GTPase Obg-like: protein MYWKWFGSLCRHYSSKTFSKERQFIDWKKVILKAGDGGNGCVHFRRKKFQPKAGPDGGNGGNGGSIVLISDYSVKELAHLPKHIKAENGGAGKGEDCKGKNGMDCILEVPLGTVVKESGRVIADMMAERQTFVAAYGGLGGLGNGYFKTALDRAPDRSTEGTPGEGKVVELELKTIADIGLVGFPNAGKSTLLRAISRAKPAVAAYPFTTINPYVGIMEFSDQSQIAVADIPGLISGAHLNKGLGHAFLRHIERCRCLLYVLDISDKDPLTTFACLREELRLYEDRLSQRPGAIVANKIDTVESENEIQRIAETLPLPVLPVSAKNGTGIPEMKAKVRKLFDDSIVIF, encoded by the exons ATGTACTGGAAGTGGTTTGGGAGTCTCTGTAGACATTACAGCTCCAAAACATTCAGTAAG GAAAGACAGTTTATAGACTGGAAGAAAGTAATATTAAAGGCAGGAGATGGTGGCAATGGGTGTGTCCACTTCAGAAGGAAAAA ATTTCAACCTAAAGCAGGACCTGATGGTGGCAATGGTGGGAATGGAGGGAGCATTGTTTTGATTTCAGATTACTCTGTAAAGGAACTTGCTCACCTTCCAAAACACATCAAGGCTGAAAATGGTGGAGCTGGAAAAGGAGAAGATTGCAAAGGAAAGAATGGCATGGATTGTATATTAGAG GTTCCTCTTGGAACTGTAGTTAAAGAAAGTGGTCGGGTCATAGCCGACATGATGGCGGAACGACAAACATTTGTGGCTGCCTACGGTGGACTGGGTGGACTTGGAAATGGATACTTTAAGACCGCACTTGACAGAGCACCTGACAGATCTACTGAGGGGACCCCTGGAGAGGGGAAAGTTGTGGAATTGGAACTTAAAACTATAGCGGATATTGGCCTG GTTGGTTTCCCCAATGCCGGCAAGTCAACTCTTTTGAGAGCAATTTCCAGAGCCAAACCAGCAGTGGCTGCTTATCCTTTCACTACAATAAATCCATATGTTGGCATAATGGAGTTCAGTGATCAGTCACAGATTGCAG TTGCTGATATCCCTGGCTTAATCAGTGGAGCCCACCTGAACAAGGGTCTAGGACATGCATTTCTGCGCCATATTGAGAGATGCCGCTGCCTACTTTATGTTTTAGACATATCTGATAAAGATCCATTAACCACATTTGCTTGCTTGCGAGAAGAGTTAAGGCTCTATGAAGATCGGCTCTCACAGAGGCCAGGTGCCATTGTGGCAAATAAGATAGACACAGTTGAGTCTGAgaatgaaattcaaagaaTTGCTGAGACATTACCTCTCCCTGTGTTACCAGTATCTGCAAAGAATGGAACAGGAATCCCAGAGATGAAGGCAAAAGTACGAAAATTGTTTGATGACTCTATCGTAATTTTTTGA